From Hoeflea sp. 108:
TGAACTCGGCGCGGCTGTTCGTCGAGCTGAAGCCGAAGGCCGCGCGGCCGCCGTTGCAGCAGATCCTGTCGGAGTTCCGGCCCCAGCTGGCCAAGATCGCCGGCGTCCAGACCTTCATGGCGCCGATCCAGAACCTCTCCGTCGGCGCCCGCGGTTCCGCCAGCCAGTATCAGCTCGTCGTTCAGAGCCTCAACGAGGACCTGATGAACCAGTGGGCCCAGAAGCTCACCGACGCGATGGTCGCCGACAGGGCCTTCTTCACCGACGTCACCTCGGATCTGCAGAACAAGGCGCTGCAGGCACGGCTGGTCATCGACAAGGACAAGGCCGCGTCGCTCGGCATCACCAATGACGTGCTGCGCTCGACCCTCTATGGCGGTTTCGGTACCCAGCAGGTGTCGACGATCTACACGCCGTCCGACAGCTATGACGTGATCATGGAGCTTGATCCCCATGTCGACTGGACGCCCGAGCGCATGGCGCGCATCGAGGTGCCGGGTGCCAACGGCACGCTGATCCCGCTCGGCGCCTTCTCCCATATCGAGCGCAATGTCGGGGCGCTGACCGTCAACCAGCTGGGCCAGCTGCCTTCGGTGACGGTGTCCTACAACCTGCCCGATGGTGTGGCGCTTGGCGACAGCATCGCCCGGATCGACAAGCTGAAGGGCGACATCGGCATGCCGCAGAACGTCACGACAAGCTATTACGGGACGGCCAAGACCTTCCAGGATGCCGCTGCGAACCAGGGGCTACTGATCCTCGGCGCCATCCTGACCATATATGTCGTGCTCGGCATGCTCTATGAGAGCTTCGTCCACCCGTTGACCATCCTTTCGGGCCTGCCGGCCGCGGCGGTGGGTGCGTTGTTGTCGCTGTCGCTTTTCGGCTTCGATCTCTCGGTCATCGCCGTCATCGGGCTCTTGATGCTGATCGGCATCGTCAAGAAGAATGCGATCATGATGATCGACGTGGCGCTGACCCTGCAGCGTGAGGGCATGGCGGCGGGCGAGGCTATCCACAAGGCCTGCCTGATGCGGTTCCGTCCGATCATGATGACGACGTTTGCGGCCCTGATGAGCACCCTGCCGATTGCACTCGGTGCCGGCGCCAGTGCCGAGCTGCGCCAGCCGCTCGGTGTCGCCGTGGTCGGCGGTCTTGTCGTTTCGCAGACATTGACCTTGTTCGTCACGCCTGTACTCTATCTCTACATGGAGCAGCTTGGCGCCTGGCTGAAGCGTCGCACCAGTACCTATGGCAAGGAAGCGGTCAGCTCGTAGCCGGACCGAGGCGGGATTTCCTCTGGGTTTTCCTCGCCGCGAACGTGGTTCGGTAAATGAATCGCCGAGATCTCAACCATTCGTTGATTGGTTTGCTGCTAAATATGAAGTGAAAGACTAAAATGCATAATATGTTATGCATATAAAGTTTACCAACTTAAAAAAATAGATCATCCCGCATATCAAGCTATATAGCAGGCTGGCCGCCCCGGTTGCAAACATAGCGTGCGCCTTGTTCTGTCTGGCCAATTAGGCAGGGGATCAGGCGATGACCACCAGTGTTGAGTTCGAGAACGTCAAGGGTGCGCTCGAGGGCGCTTCGGCAGCCGACAACCGTACCGCTGATGGCGGTGAGCAGATCCTGGCGCAGGCGCAGCAGCCCGCAGCCGATCCGGTTCCCGTAGACGCCGGCTCCGGCCAGCCTGTCCAGACCCCGCAGCCTCAGGCTGCCGCCCCCGCCCAGCCGACACAGGCCGAATATGTCGCCGACGCCTCCAACGTCGTACACCTGCCGGCCAATGTCTCGATCGACAACATCAAGGTCGACGGCGACAACCTCGTTCTCGAACAGGCCGACGGCAGCGTCATCGTCATCAAGGATGCCGCCTCCAACGTGCCGACCTTCCTGCTCGGCGATGTCGAGGTTCCGCGCGTTGCCCTGATCGCCGCGCTTGAAGCCGGCGGCATCAACGTCGCCTTCGGCGCCGACGGCTCGATCTCGGCCAATGCAGGCGGAGCCAACAGCTCCGGCGGCAATTTCGAACTGCCGGCCGGCGGCATCGGCGACGGCTTCGACCTTTCCATGCTTCTGCCCCCGACCGCGCTGGCCTTCCCGCAATATGACGGCGAGGAGCTGACCATTGGCGAGCGCATCAACAGGGCGCCTTCCATCGACATAGCGCCCGGGATCGGCGGTGGCTCCGGTATCGTTCACGAGGCGGGCCTGGATGAAGGGGGCTCGAATGCCGGCGCGGCCAGCGAGTTTGCCACCGGCACCTTCAAACTGTCCGATCCGGATGGGTTGAGCGATCTCAAGACGCTGACCATCAATGGCAAGACGGTCAGCATTGCCGATCTCGTCGGCCAGACCTTTGATGGTCAGCATGGCACCCTGACGATTACCGGCTATGATCCGGTGACAGGCGTTGCTACCTACCGCTACGAGTTGACCGGGGCCACCACCGACGTGCCCGGAGCGGACGAGACGGATCGCTTCACGCTTGTGGTTTCGGACGGCAAGGCATCATCGGCGCCGGCCAGCATCACGATCGAGATCGTTGACGACGTTCCGCTGGCCGTCGACGACAAGGCCATCTCGGTTGTCGAGGGTGGTGCTGCGATCGGCGGCAACGTGATGGACAATGACACGCCCGGCGCCGATGGCGCCCGTGTGACGTCGGTGACCATCGGCGGCAATGAACATGCGGTCGCCGCCGAAGGCACGACCACGGTCACGACGGCGAACGGCACCTATACCTTCCAGTCGAATGGCGCCTGGACGTTCACGCCGGTTGCGAGCCTGAACAATGCCGAAGGCGTGAGCGCCGGTTTCACCTATGTCATCACCGACGGCGACGGCGACACCTCGAGCGCGGCGCAGCCGATCACGATCACCGACGGCGATGGGCCGAAGGTGGTGGGCGAAGGGATTTCGCTGACCGTTGACGACCAGAACCTGACCGACGGCTCGACCCCCGGCGAGACCACTGCTACCGACTCGATTGTTTTCACGCCCGGCTCGGACGCGATCGCCTCGATCGTCTTCGGCGACACGACCGGCCTCGATGGCGGCCTGACGTGGGAGCGTGTGTCCGACACCGAGATCGTCGGCAGGGACGGCGAGACGGTGGTGGTGACGCTGACGCTGGTTCGCGACGGCAACAAGGCCGACGTGACGGTGACGCTGAACAACAATTACGCCCACCACAGCGACATCAGCGCGGACGATCTCGCCAATCTTGGCTCGGTCAAGGTGGTCGCCACCGACACCGACGGCGACAGCGCCGAAGGCACCGTCAATGTCGGCGTGTCCGACGACGTGCCTGTTGCGGTCGCAGACACGGCTGTCTCGGTTGTCGAGGGCGGCGCTGAGATTAGCGGCAACGTGATGACCAACGACACACCCGGCGCCGATGGCGCCAAGGTGACGTCGGTGACCATCGGCGGCAATGAACATGCGGTCGCCGCCGAAGGCACGACCACGGTCACGACTCCGAACGGCACCTATACCTTCCAGTCGAACGGCGCCTGGACGTTCACGCCGGTTGCGAGCCTGAACAATGCCGAAGGCGTGAGCGCCGGTTTCACCTATGTCATCACCGACGGCGACGGCGACACCTCGAGCGCGGCGCAGCCGATCACGATCACCGACGGCGATGGGCCGAAGGTGGTGGGCGAAGGGATTTCGCTGACCGTTGACGACCAGAACCTGACCGACGGCTCGACCCCCGGCGAGACCACTGCTACCGACTCGATTGTTTTCACGCCCGGCTCGGA
This genomic window contains:
- a CDS encoding Ig-like domain-containing protein; translation: MTTSVEFENVKGALEGASAADNRTADGGEQILAQAQQPAADPVPVDAGSGQPVQTPQPQAAAPAQPTQAEYVADASNVVHLPANVSIDNIKVDGDNLVLEQADGSVIVIKDAASNVPTFLLGDVEVPRVALIAALEAGGINVAFGADGSISANAGGANSSGGNFELPAGGIGDGFDLSMLLPPTALAFPQYDGEELTIGERINRAPSIDIAPGIGGGSGIVHEAGLDEGGSNAGAASEFATGTFKLSDPDGLSDLKTLTINGKTVSIADLVGQTFDGQHGTLTITGYDPVTGVATYRYELTGATTDVPGADETDRFTLVVSDGKASSAPASITIEIVDDVPLAVDDKAISVVEGGAAIGGNVMDNDTPGADGARVTSVTIGGNEHAVAAEGTTTVTTANGTYTFQSNGAWTFTPVASLNNAEGVSAGFTYVITDGDGDTSSAAQPITITDGDGPKVVGEGISLTVDDQNLTDGSTPGETTATDSIVFTPGSDAIASIVFGDTTGLDGGLTWERVSDTEIVGRDGETVVVTLTLVRDGNKADVTVTLNNNYAHHSDISADDLANLGSVKVVATDTDGDSAEGTVNVGVSDDVPVAVADTAVSVVEGGAEISGNVMTNDTPGADGAKVTSVTIGGNEHAVAAEGTTTVTTPNGTYTFQSNGAWTFTPVASLNNAEGVSAGFTYVITDGDGDTSSAAQPITITDGDGPKVVGEGISLTVDDQNLTDGSTPGETTATDSIVFTPGSDAIASIVFGDTTGLDGGLTWERVSDTEIVGRDGETVVVTLTLVRDGNKADVTVTLNNNYAHHSDISADDLANLGSVKVVATDTDGDSAEGTVNVGVSDDVPVAVADTAVSVVEGGAAIGGNVMDNDTPGADGARVTSVTIGGNE